In Kushneria marisflavi, the following are encoded in one genomic region:
- a CDS encoding serine/threonine protein kinase, with protein sequence MAHPFEQLDPARIVAAIEAQGFYTEGEPFALNSYENRVFLWRDDQNQRFIVKFYRPDRLGDAAILEEHAFVDELYAAGCPVNRLWRNDLGESLLHHDGFRLAIFYFVPGQAPELDNPEHLFALGGAIGQMHAIARQKPFMHRSILKPHAIALESLESIRASQWLNARQRRAHEQISQALLDMLPEKAWPDDAFQRVHGDCHLGNILGRGDSFTLVDFDDCVMAPAVQDLWMLLTGEDEPAWQGQLAELIEGYEEHCPLDRRQLGWIEQLRTLRLVRYSAWLVERWSDPAFPRAFPWLASENYWDQHIRTLEQQRVALSSPRWLA encoded by the coding sequence GTGGCTCATCCCTTTGAACAGCTCGATCCGGCGCGCATTGTCGCCGCCATAGAAGCACAGGGCTTTTATACTGAAGGCGAGCCCTTTGCCCTCAACAGCTACGAAAACCGGGTCTTTTTGTGGCGCGACGATCAAAATCAGCGCTTTATCGTCAAGTTTTATCGACCCGATCGTCTGGGGGATGCCGCCATTCTGGAAGAGCATGCCTTTGTTGATGAGCTTTATGCCGCCGGTTGTCCGGTCAATCGTCTCTGGCGAAACGATCTGGGTGAGTCGCTCCTTCACCATGACGGCTTTCGACTCGCCATCTTTTATTTTGTGCCAGGTCAGGCGCCGGAGCTGGATAACCCCGAACATCTGTTTGCCCTGGGGGGCGCCATTGGACAGATGCATGCCATTGCCCGGCAAAAGCCCTTCATGCACCGATCCATTCTAAAGCCTCATGCCATCGCGCTTGAGAGTCTTGAAAGCATTCGTGCCAGTCAGTGGCTCAATGCTCGTCAGCGTCGCGCCCATGAACAGATCAGTCAGGCGCTGCTGGACATGCTGCCCGAAAAGGCCTGGCCGGATGACGCCTTTCAGCGTGTTCATGGCGACTGCCATCTGGGCAATATTCTGGGACGGGGAGATAGTTTTACGCTGGTGGATTTTGACGACTGCGTCATGGCGCCGGCGGTTCAGGATCTCTGGATGCTGTTAACCGGAGAGGATGAGCCTGCCTGGCAGGGGCAACTGGCAGAGCTGATCGAAGGATATGAAGAGCACTGTCCGCTGGATCGACGACAGCTGGGCTGGATTGAACAGCTACGAACGCTGCGCCTGGTGCGATATAGTGCCTGGCTGGTAGAGCGCTGGAGTGATCCGGCCTTTCCCCGTGCCTTTCCTTGGCTTGCCAGCGAAAATTACTGGGATCAGCATATCAGAACTCTCGAACAACAGCGTGTCGCGCTGTCATCACCTCGATGGCTGGCGTGA
- a CDS encoding ComF family protein, with the protein MPFLYEDEIAQLIQRFKFNADRRAGQILLQLMVHAFDVQHGPEHVQAIVTADLHLSRARERGFDQTRWLGQRLAHALDLPLYRATRRRQTPTQRGLSRSARQRNVRHVYHVTSALPPCVLLLDDVMTTGATLDALSRACREKGAEHVTACAMARTPAGRAI; encoded by the coding sequence GTGCCCTTTCTTTATGAGGATGAGATTGCGCAGCTGATCCAGCGCTTCAAGTTCAATGCTGATCGGCGTGCCGGACAGATTCTTCTGCAGCTCATGGTGCACGCATTTGACGTACAACATGGCCCCGAACATGTACAGGCCATCGTCACGGCAGATCTTCATTTGAGTCGTGCGCGCGAGCGTGGCTTTGATCAGACACGGTGGCTGGGTCAGCGGCTGGCTCATGCGCTTGACCTGCCGTTGTATCGAGCCACACGACGTCGTCAGACTCCGACACAGAGAGGACTGTCGCGATCGGCCCGCCAGCGTAACGTTCGCCACGTCTATCACGTCACATCAGCGTTGCCGCCATGCGTATTGCTGCTGGATGATGTCATGACCACTGGCGCGACGCTTGATGCGCTCTCGCGTGCCTGCCGTGAAAAGGGCGCCGAGCACGTGACTGCCTGTGCGATGGCTCGTACCCCGGCAGGACGTGCAATCTGA
- the aspA gene encoding aspartate ammonia-lyase: MTSSQKIDSSKKHPSVRQEKDLLGILEVPSEAYYGIQTLRAVNNFHLSGVALSHYPRLVVALAMVKQAAAEANHHLGHLDEQRFRAIHEACQHIIEGRYHEQFVVDMIQGGAGTSTNMNANEVIANVGLEILGHARGDYHHLHPNNDVNMSQSTNDAYPTAIRLGLLLGHDALLDSLEQLSTSFAEKGRSFADVLKMGRTQLQDAVPMTLGQEFQAFATTLGEDLGHLRQQVPPLLREVNLGGTAIGTGINADPGYQHVAVNQLARISGQPLVPATDLIEATSDMGAFVLFSSMLKRLAVKLSKICNDLRLLSSGPRTGLNEINLPARQPGSSIMPGKVNPVIPEAVNQVAFEVIGNDLALTMAAEGGQLQLNVMEPLIAYKIFDSIRLLTRAMDMLREQCIVGITANREHCQALVEGSIGLVTALNPYIGYENSTRIARQALTSGRGVLELVREEGLLDEETLQDILRPENMIAPRLAPKNVVNKP; the protein is encoded by the coding sequence ATGACTTCGTCTCAAAAGATTGACTCGAGTAAAAAACACCCGAGCGTTCGTCAGGAAAAGGATCTACTGGGCATTCTGGAGGTCCCGTCGGAAGCCTATTACGGTATTCAGACGCTGCGTGCCGTGAACAATTTCCATCTTAGTGGGGTTGCGCTGTCTCACTATCCTCGGCTGGTTGTGGCGCTGGCCATGGTCAAACAGGCCGCTGCAGAAGCCAATCATCATCTGGGCCATCTTGATGAGCAGCGCTTCAGGGCGATTCATGAGGCCTGCCAGCACATCATTGAAGGCCGTTATCATGAACAGTTTGTGGTCGACATGATTCAGGGCGGCGCGGGTACTTCAACCAACATGAATGCCAATGAGGTGATCGCCAATGTCGGCCTGGAAATTCTGGGGCATGCCAGGGGGGACTATCACCACCTCCATCCCAACAATGATGTCAACATGTCCCAGTCGACCAACGATGCCTATCCGACGGCCATCCGTCTCGGCTTGTTGTTGGGTCATGATGCCCTGCTCGATAGCCTGGAGCAGTTGTCCACCTCCTTTGCCGAGAAGGGAAGGTCTTTTGCCGATGTGTTGAAAATGGGGCGTACCCAGTTGCAGGACGCGGTCCCAATGACGCTGGGTCAGGAATTTCAGGCATTTGCCACGACCCTGGGTGAGGATCTGGGTCACCTGCGTCAACAGGTGCCGCCCTTGCTGCGTGAGGTCAATCTGGGTGGCACTGCGATCGGTACCGGCATCAATGCCGATCCGGGGTATCAGCATGTTGCTGTCAACCAACTGGCAAGAATCAGCGGTCAGCCACTGGTTCCGGCGACCGATTTGATTGAAGCCACATCCGATATGGGTGCCTTTGTTCTGTTCTCGAGCATGCTCAAGCGACTGGCCGTAAAACTCTCGAAAATCTGCAACGATTTGCGCCTGCTCTCCAGCGGGCCCCGTACCGGCCTCAACGAAATCAATCTTCCTGCGCGTCAACCGGGCAGTTCGATCATGCCCGGCAAGGTGAATCCGGTCATTCCCGAGGCCGTCAATCAGGTGGCCTTTGAAGTGATCGGCAACGATCTTGCCCTGACCATGGCAGCTGAAGGCGGGCAGTTGCAGCTCAACGTCATGGAGCCGCTGATTGCCTACAAGATCTTTGACTCCATACGGCTACTGACACGAGCCATGGATATGCTGCGCGAGCAGTGCATCGTGGGCATTACGGCCAACAGGGAACATTGTCAGGCGCTGGTGGAAGGCTCGATCGGGCTGGTGACGGCTCTCAACCCATACATCGGTTATGAAAACTCCACACGGATCGCAAGACAGGCGCTGACAAGTGGCCGGGGGGTGCTTGAACTGGTGCGTGAGGAGGGGCTTCTGGATGAAGAGACCCTGCAGGATATTCTGCGCCCCGAGAACATGATCGCACCGCGGCTGGCACCGAAAAATGTTGTGAACAAGCCGTAA
- a CDS encoding Bug family tripartite tricarboxylate transporter substrate binding protein, with translation MGFKSIAIATALILSSSMSTAALADYPEKRIDLVVGFAAGGGTDVMARTTAPFLEKYLGNDVSVVVKNMPGASGQIGVTAVAEARPDGYTIGTYNLPGAMARTLDRDADYNADSFTYLANVVNDPNVIVTPKKSDIDTMDKLVEAAKKRPGAVTVAMSSLGGDDHFFLQRLTDVTGADYTVVPFSGSAPARSALMGGHVTMGIINISEVVAFRDELNVLGIASEKRSSMADDIPTFKEQGFDLVNGALRGFVAPANLPENVRTRLLDAFQKTYDDPEFQQAMRRSGNPTELALGDDFKTLNAEQLELAKRIWETTPWK, from the coding sequence ATGGGTTTCAAATCGATTGCCATTGCCACAGCACTTATCCTGTCGAGCAGCATGTCCACAGCGGCACTGGCGGACTATCCCGAAAAACGCATCGACCTGGTTGTCGGCTTTGCTGCTGGCGGTGGCACCGATGTCATGGCCCGTACAACGGCTCCATTTCTGGAAAAATACCTGGGTAATGATGTCTCGGTAGTGGTCAAGAACATGCCGGGCGCCAGTGGTCAGATTGGCGTTACCGCGGTCGCCGAAGCCAGGCCAGACGGCTATACGATCGGCACCTATAATCTGCCGGGCGCCATGGCTCGAACCCTGGACCGGGACGCCGATTACAACGCCGATAGCTTTACCTATCTGGCCAATGTCGTGAACGATCCCAATGTCATTGTCACCCCTAAAAAGAGCGACATTGACACCATGGACAAGCTGGTCGAGGCAGCCAAAAAGCGTCCCGGTGCCGTGACGGTGGCCATGTCCAGCCTGGGTGGCGACGACCATTTCTTCCTTCAAAGACTCACCGATGTCACCGGTGCCGACTATACCGTTGTGCCCTTCTCGGGCTCGGCCCCCGCCCGCAGCGCACTGATGGGCGGCCATGTGACCATGGGCATCATCAACATCTCCGAAGTCGTGGCCTTCCGCGATGAGCTAAACGTACTGGGTATTGCCTCCGAGAAGCGCTCTTCCATGGCTGACGACATCCCTACCTTCAAGGAGCAGGGATTTGACCTGGTCAACGGGGCACTTCGTGGTTTCGTAGCGCCGGCGAACCTGCCTGAAAACGTCAGGACCAGGCTGCTCGACGCTTTCCAGAAGACCTACGACGACCCTGAATTCCAGCAAGCCATGCGTCGATCCGGCAACCCGACAGAACTGGCTCTGGGCGATGACTTCAAAACCCTCAACGCCGAGCAGCTGGAACTGGCAAAACGCATCTGGGAAACCACTCCCTGGAAGTAA
- a CDS encoding tripartite tricarboxylate transporter TctB family protein encodes MNSEPANTAHEPSRGIDPDLIAGVIIVLGAGALLTRTSDMPGMTALLPVTMLSALILLGVLLIGRCVLRRRRQTVAAIKVFDNAKRFIGIVASIAIYVAAVALLGFYTSTAVMIPVVAWCFGYRNLKGVLLADLIFTGGIAIIFVLLMGQELPTEFFLR; translated from the coding sequence ATGAATAGTGAACCCGCTAACACTGCCCACGAGCCTTCTCGCGGTATCGATCCGGACCTGATCGCTGGCGTGATCATCGTGCTTGGCGCAGGCGCACTATTGACCCGGACTTCAGACATGCCGGGCATGACAGCGCTATTACCGGTCACCATGCTGTCAGCACTGATCCTGCTCGGCGTCCTGCTGATCGGACGCTGCGTACTGCGCCGCCGGCGTCAGACCGTGGCAGCCATCAAGGTTTTTGACAATGCCAAACGATTTATCGGCATTGTGGCGTCCATTGCGATTTATGTCGCTGCTGTAGCGCTGCTGGGCTTCTACACCTCAACAGCCGTCATGATCCCGGTAGTGGCCTGGTGCTTCGGGTACCGAAACCTCAAGGGCGTACTGCTCGCCGATCTGATTTTTACAGGCGGCATCGCGATCATCTTCGTGCTGCTGATGGGTCAGGAATTGCCCACCGAATTCTTCCTGCGCTAA
- a CDS encoding tripartite tricarboxylate transporter permease gives MYGNLIDALPSVLSLGNLLAVVVGVVAGICVGALPGLSATMAISVLIPFTFGMDPLVALGMMAGIYNGAMYGGSIPAVLLRIPGTPAAVATSFDGYPMAQQGRGGYALQVAVVSSALGGIASALVLMLLAPPLAKVTLLFGPTEIFWVAVFGMSAIVFLLGGDVIKGLISAAFGVFVSLVGADTISGAERYTFGHLELLDGINIVVLLVGLYALPPAIGLLEEIRDFDTENTGRLNTTSIWKAIPGMLKYWKTWVRSSIIGVFVGILPGAGGSMAAFLSYNEARRASKNPDDWGKGEPEGVAASETSNNADTAAALIPALTLGIPGTAVAAVMLGGLLIHGLQPGPMLFRDNPEIVFGFMWQFLFAAILLIFLGGALATNSFAQVLRLPRPLLGAIIISLVFIGVYSINGRMFDVYLMLGFGLIGYFMDKLKFPLPPVVLGLILGGFAEQNLRLALRIGGGNWDILASSPTAKVLIGMILLVILSPVFSRLMRARKAKRVAE, from the coding sequence ATGTACGGCAATCTTATTGATGCACTACCGTCCGTATTGTCCCTGGGCAACCTGCTGGCGGTCGTTGTTGGTGTTGTCGCTGGTATCTGCGTTGGCGCCCTGCCCGGTCTCAGCGCCACCATGGCCATCTCGGTACTGATTCCCTTTACCTTCGGCATGGACCCGCTGGTCGCCCTTGGCATGATGGCCGGTATCTACAACGGGGCCATGTACGGCGGTTCAATTCCCGCTGTCCTGCTGCGCATTCCAGGCACGCCAGCCGCTGTCGCCACCAGTTTCGATGGTTATCCGATGGCCCAGCAGGGCCGTGGTGGCTATGCCCTTCAGGTCGCCGTGGTCTCTTCTGCGCTGGGCGGTATCGCCTCGGCGCTGGTCCTGATGCTGCTGGCACCACCACTGGCCAAGGTCACTCTGCTTTTCGGTCCGACCGAAATTTTCTGGGTGGCGGTCTTTGGCATGTCGGCCATCGTCTTCCTGCTTGGCGGTGACGTGATCAAGGGTTTGATCAGCGCAGCCTTTGGTGTCTTTGTCTCCCTCGTCGGTGCCGATACCATCTCTGGCGCCGAGCGTTACACCTTTGGGCATCTGGAGCTGCTCGACGGCATCAACATCGTTGTGCTGCTGGTCGGGCTCTATGCACTGCCGCCGGCCATCGGCCTGCTTGAGGAAATCCGCGATTTCGATACCGAAAATACCGGCCGACTCAATACCACCAGCATCTGGAAGGCCATCCCCGGCATGCTGAAGTACTGGAAGACCTGGGTACGCTCTTCAATCATCGGCGTGTTTGTCGGCATCCTGCCTGGCGCCGGCGGCTCCATGGCAGCGTTTCTCAGTTACAACGAAGCCCGCCGAGCCTCCAAAAATCCGGATGACTGGGGCAAGGGCGAACCGGAAGGCGTTGCTGCCTCGGAAACCTCCAACAATGCCGATACTGCCGCCGCACTGATCCCGGCGCTGACGCTGGGCATTCCCGGCACGGCGGTCGCTGCCGTCATGCTCGGTGGACTGTTGATCCACGGCCTGCAGCCTGGCCCCATGCTGTTCCGTGACAACCCTGAAATCGTCTTTGGCTTCATGTGGCAGTTCCTGTTTGCCGCCATCCTGCTGATCTTCCTCGGGGGGGCGCTGGCCACCAACAGCTTTGCGCAGGTACTGCGCCTGCCACGACCGCTGCTTGGCGCCATTATCATCTCCCTGGTGTTCATCGGCGTGTACTCGATCAATGGCCGCATGTTCGATGTCTATCTGATGCTCGGCTTTGGCCTGATCGGCTATTTCATGGACAAGCTGAAGTTCCCGCTGCCGCCGGTTGTACTGGGGCTGATTCTGGGAGGGTTTGCCGAACAGAACCTGCGTCTTGCACTTCGCATTGGTGGCGGTAACTGGGACATTCTGGCCTCGAGCCCGACGGCCAAGGTGCTGATCGGCATGATCCTGCTGGTGATACTGTCTCCGGTCTTCTCACGGCTGATGCGTGCGCGCAAGGCCAAACGAGTCGCCGAGTGA
- a CDS encoding amidohydrolase family protein: MTPHASIREAWLALTDESVLDPAQPILDAHHHLWDREESRYRTEDFIADVSRGHDVRASIYVQCRTGYRRSGPESLYPLGEVETILEWSAQTPNHPVGIVAFADLMQGDAVRDTLDGLRELAPNHVCGIRNTTAYHPDPAVRSNPRPAPDGLLRSKEFHRGAAEVARAGLTLDVWAYQTQLHEVEALARLLPELTVVINHCGGPLGVGPFRERTPADFAAWRAGLEKLAALPNTHLKIGGFGLAVFGNDYHHQPAPPDSERLARDWAPWFGVCLEAFGPTRCMLESNFPVDKGMFSYVALWNAFKRLTQALSQNDRDQLFWKTAASTYRVAFNDAVTPHALT, from the coding sequence ATGACACCTCATGCCTCGATCCGGGAAGCATGGCTGGCACTGACCGATGAGTCGGTGCTGGACCCGGCCCAACCGATTCTGGACGCGCACCATCATCTGTGGGATCGCGAAGAGAGCCGCTATCGCACCGAGGACTTCATCGCCGATGTGAGCCGTGGCCATGACGTGCGCGCCAGTATCTACGTGCAGTGCCGCACCGGGTATCGCCGCTCGGGGCCCGAGTCGCTCTACCCGCTGGGTGAGGTCGAAACGATCCTTGAGTGGAGCGCTCAGACCCCGAATCATCCGGTCGGCATCGTTGCCTTTGCCGACCTCATGCAGGGCGACGCGGTACGCGACACCCTCGATGGCCTGCGGGAACTGGCCCCGAATCACGTATGTGGCATTCGCAATACCACGGCCTATCACCCCGACCCGGCGGTGCGCTCCAATCCGAGGCCGGCTCCGGATGGTCTGCTGCGATCAAAGGAATTTCACCGAGGTGCCGCTGAAGTCGCCCGGGCCGGACTGACCCTGGACGTCTGGGCCTACCAGACGCAGCTGCATGAAGTCGAAGCGCTCGCTCGCCTGCTGCCGGAGCTGACGGTGGTGATCAATCACTGTGGCGGGCCACTCGGCGTCGGGCCATTTCGTGAACGAACACCGGCTGACTTTGCCGCCTGGCGCGCGGGCCTCGAGAAACTTGCCGCCCTGCCCAATACGCACCTCAAGATCGGCGGGTTCGGGCTTGCTGTTTTCGGCAATGACTACCACCACCAACCCGCGCCCCCGGACTCCGAACGTCTGGCAAGAGACTGGGCGCCCTGGTTCGGAGTCTGTCTTGAGGCCTTTGGTCCGACGCGCTGCATGCTTGAGAGCAACTTCCCCGTGGACAAGGGAATGTTCTCCTATGTCGCGCTCTGGAATGCCTTCAAGCGATTGACGCAAGCGTTAAGCCAGAACGACCGGGATCAGCTGTTCTGGAAGACTGCTGCCAGTACTTACCGTGTGGCCTTCAACGATGCTGTCACACCTCACGCTCTGACCTAA
- a CDS encoding Bug family tripartite tricarboxylate transporter substrate binding protein, protein MFKTFRKTLIISAIALSTQAVTAVGNPAFADYPEKPIEVIVGYSAGGGTDVLARVVGKYLEKELGNDASVVIKNQPGAGDQIGFTSVAKAKANGTTLGTFNLPAAMALTYDRKAAYDVNSFDYLANVVHDPNTLVVSQDSPYHSLKELIQAAKEKPGSVGMALASLGGNDHFSALLLAAAADTEFNLIPFSGASMARTALLGGHVAAGTMALSQTIGFEDELRVLAVLDDKRSSFAPDVPTAKEQGYDVTMGSYRGFVAPHGLPEKVRTRLVTAFKALADNENLLDELAAQGNTLDIITGEDYRQLSESQADVAKKLWESHPWK, encoded by the coding sequence ATGTTCAAAACCTTTCGAAAGACACTGATCATTTCAGCAATCGCCTTGTCGACACAGGCGGTGACAGCGGTGGGCAACCCTGCATTCGCCGACTATCCGGAAAAGCCCATAGAAGTGATTGTCGGCTATTCCGCCGGAGGGGGCACCGATGTCCTCGCCCGCGTCGTCGGGAAGTATCTGGAGAAGGAGCTGGGAAATGACGCCAGTGTGGTGATCAAGAACCAGCCTGGCGCCGGCGACCAGATCGGATTTACCAGCGTCGCCAAGGCAAAGGCTAACGGCACTACTCTTGGCACCTTCAACCTGCCGGCCGCCATGGCGCTGACCTACGATCGCAAGGCGGCCTACGATGTCAACAGCTTTGATTACCTCGCCAATGTGGTGCACGACCCCAATACCCTGGTCGTCAGTCAGGACTCTCCCTATCACAGCCTGAAAGAGTTGATTCAGGCGGCGAAAGAGAAACCGGGTAGCGTTGGCATGGCCCTGGCATCACTGGGAGGCAATGACCACTTCAGTGCGCTGTTATTGGCTGCAGCCGCAGATACCGAATTCAACCTGATTCCCTTCAGCGGCGCCTCGATGGCGCGCACTGCCCTGCTGGGCGGCCATGTCGCCGCTGGCACCATGGCCCTGAGCCAGACCATCGGCTTTGAAGACGAACTGCGCGTACTGGCCGTTCTTGATGACAAGCGCTCCTCTTTCGCGCCTGACGTGCCAACGGCAAAGGAGCAGGGCTACGACGTCACGATGGGCTCCTATCGCGGCTTCGTGGCGCCTCACGGGCTCCCGGAGAAGGTCAGGACTCGACTGGTGACGGCCTTCAAGGCGCTGGCCGATAACGAGAATCTGCTCGATGAACTGGCCGCCCAGGGCAACACGCTCGACATCATCACGGGAGAGGACTACCGCCAGCTGAGCGAATCCCAGGCCGACGTCGCCAAAAAACTGTGGGAAAGCCATCCATGGAAATGA
- a CDS encoding LysR family transcriptional regulator translates to MDTRQLRTLIAISEYGTFARAAREVSLTPSAVSQQMLALEQELDTSLFNRQTRPPSLNLQGLQLLETARKVLGLVEETRISLKGSNVSSSLSIGSVRTSTIALLPRAIVALRETFPELHVDLRVGMSSALLSDVNAGRLDLAVVAEHAGVSRNLSWAPFLREPLVFIAPPGTPVRPVRELLETLPFVHFASDVPLAALINNELTHQEIKVRHIAEIDTIPAIVECVAAGLGAAVVPDIAVRENGRDMLKLPFGRPQVYRQIGTVRRASSPKSELLVAMHNKLAELSGKFGVFM, encoded by the coding sequence ATGGATACACGTCAGCTACGCACGCTAATCGCGATTTCCGAATACGGTACTTTTGCCCGGGCGGCCCGCGAAGTCAGCCTGACCCCCTCTGCTGTCAGTCAGCAGATGCTCGCGCTGGAGCAGGAGCTGGATACCTCGCTGTTCAATCGACAGACGCGCCCGCCAAGTCTTAATCTCCAGGGTCTGCAGCTTCTGGAAACGGCAAGGAAAGTTCTGGGTCTGGTCGAGGAAACCCGGATTTCGCTGAAGGGCAGCAATGTCTCAAGCTCGCTCAGCATTGGTTCTGTTCGCACCAGCACCATTGCCCTGTTGCCGCGTGCGATCGTGGCGCTGCGCGAGACGTTTCCCGAGCTGCATGTGGATCTTCGTGTCGGGATGTCCTCGGCGCTTCTCAGTGATGTCAACGCCGGCCGCCTGGATCTGGCGGTCGTGGCCGAGCATGCTGGCGTCTCGAGAAATCTCTCCTGGGCTCCCTTCCTTCGTGAGCCGCTGGTCTTCATCGCGCCTCCCGGTACGCCGGTAAGGCCGGTTCGAGAGTTGCTGGAAACCCTTCCTTTTGTGCACTTCGCCAGCGACGTTCCTCTGGCGGCACTGATCAACAACGAACTGACCCATCAGGAGATCAAGGTCAGACACATTGCCGAGATCGACACCATCCCGGCGATTGTCGAGTGTGTCGCCGCCGGCCTGGGCGCGGCAGTCGTGCCCGATATTGCGGTGCGCGAGAATGGCCGCGACATGCTCAAGCTGCCGTTCGGCCGTCCTCAGGTCTATCGCCAGATTGGAACGGTACGGCGCGCCAGTTCGCCCAAGTCCGAACTTCTGGTGGCGATGCACAACAAGCTGGCGGAGCTTTCCGGCAAGTTCGGCGTGTTCATGTGA
- a CDS encoding hydroxyacid dehydrogenase translates to MENRPAILVTGPYLADEARQYAEAAGYDVYHTPAYPTAEVLVEHINRHDPVGIVSRMGRFGAEAVAAGRSLKVISKHGAGVDNIDVDAATHHGVQVIRAAGGNAVSVAEHAVALMFATVKRLLPLDAGMRQGRWEKAEFLGRELSGMRLGLVGGGAIAAAVVRIVKGMGLDVAVYDPYASPEAIRSLGAEPIDDIDTLLSRSDIVSLHCPLTEANAHLLDARTLALMPKDSYVINTSRGGLIDEKALLAALENGHIAGAGLDTFEREPPEGVNPLAGSERVILTPHIAGVTEEAGTRVGVLAVSGIVDFLSGTALPPARMVNSISETTCS, encoded by the coding sequence TTGGAGAACCGACCCGCCATTCTTGTAACCGGCCCTTACCTGGCTGATGAGGCACGTCAATACGCAGAAGCCGCAGGCTACGACGTATACCACACGCCCGCTTATCCGACGGCAGAGGTGCTCGTTGAACACATCAACCGTCATGACCCGGTAGGCATCGTGTCACGCATGGGGCGATTCGGGGCTGAAGCGGTTGCGGCCGGCCGGTCACTCAAGGTGATTTCCAAGCATGGCGCCGGCGTGGATAACATTGATGTTGATGCGGCCACTCACCATGGTGTTCAGGTCATTCGCGCCGCCGGTGGCAATGCGGTCTCGGTGGCAGAGCATGCCGTTGCATTGATGTTTGCCACGGTCAAGCGCCTGCTGCCACTGGACGCGGGCATGCGTCAGGGCCGCTGGGAAAAGGCCGAATTTCTTGGACGAGAACTGTCAGGCATGCGCCTGGGCCTGGTCGGCGGTGGTGCCATCGCCGCTGCCGTGGTCAGAATCGTCAAGGGTATGGGTCTGGACGTTGCCGTCTACGACCCATACGCCTCACCAGAAGCCATCAGATCCCTCGGCGCCGAGCCCATCGACGATATCGACACACTGCTGTCCCGATCCGACATCGTCAGCCTGCACTGCCCCCTGACCGAAGCCAACGCACATCTACTTGATGCCAGAACGCTGGCCCTGATGCCGAAAGACAGCTACGTCATCAACACCTCCCGCGGTGGGCTGATCGACGAAAAGGCTCTGCTGGCTGCGCTCGAGAACGGCCACATTGCCGGTGCCGGGCTGGACACCTTCGAGCGTGAGCCACCCGAGGGTGTCAACCCGCTCGCTGGCTCCGAACGAGTCATCCTTACGCCGCACATTGCAGGCGTTACTGAAGAAGCCGGTACACGTGTTGGCGTTCTGGCCGTCAGTGGCATTGTCGACTTTCTCTCTGGCACAGCGCTGCCACCGGCGCGCATGGTCAACAGCATTTCAGAAACAACCTGTTCCTGA
- a CDS encoding RraA family protein — protein MSIGNRVLKRQRQVNASVVEAFAALPVAVVSDSMSRVFAGGSDLRPMHRDGSMAGVALTVRTRPGDNLMLHKAIDMAEPGDVIVCDAGGDTTNALMGELMLAYAVKKGVVGFVLNGAIRDLDGFRETNLPTFAAGVTHRGPYKNGPGEINTAISLNGMVIEPGDLIIGDSDGMLCVPYDDADAVLKAAQAKQAAEEKQMAAIHAGENDRSWVDAALKSTGFEFA, from the coding sequence ATGTCCATCGGTAATCGAGTTCTCAAGCGCCAGCGCCAGGTCAACGCATCTGTCGTCGAGGCTTTTGCAGCACTTCCTGTTGCGGTTGTCAGCGACAGCATGTCCCGTGTCTTTGCTGGTGGCAGCGACCTTCGCCCCATGCACCGTGATGGCTCAATGGCAGGCGTGGCCCTGACCGTGCGCACTCGTCCGGGCGACAATCTGATGCTGCACAAGGCCATCGACATGGCTGAACCCGGCGATGTCATTGTCTGCGACGCGGGTGGTGACACCACCAACGCACTGATGGGCGAGCTGATGCTGGCCTATGCGGTGAAAAAGGGCGTGGTCGGCTTTGTCCTCAATGGTGCTATCCGCGATCTTGATGGCTTTCGCGAGACCAATCTGCCCACCTTTGCAGCCGGGGTTACCCATCGCGGTCCCTACAAGAATGGTCCGGGCGAAATCAATACGGCGATCAGCCTTAACGGCATGGTTATCGAGCCGGGCGATCTGATCATCGGTGACAGTGACGGTATGCTTTGCGTCCCGTATGACGATGCCGATGCTGTACTCAAGGCTGCTCAAGCCAAGCAGGCGGCAGAAGAAAAGCAAATGGCCGCGATCCATGCCGGCGAAAATGATCGAAGCTGGGTAGATGCCGCACTAAAATCGACAGGCTTTGAATTCGCATAA